CCTTTTACTGTAAAAAAACTCATGGAAGGTATCTCCTTATTATCTAAACCTTACAGCCCCAATTCCTTTGTTATTGCATGGTATCTCTCTGGATTTTTTCGGTGAAGATACACCAACAGGGCTTTTCGCTTACCAATCAGTCTCTGAAGACCACGCAGAGACTTGTAGTCCTTGGGAAACTTTTGAAGATGCTCACTAAGATTCTTAATCTCGGCAGACAAAACAGCAATCTGCACCTCAGTGTTTCCTGTGTCTTTTTCGTTTTTGCCGTACTTTTGTACAAGCATTTTCTTCTGTTCTGCAGTTACAGCCATAAACTTCTATCCTCCAAACCTTTCAACGTTTTCTTTATAGAATAAAAACGCAAGGTCCATA
This sequence is a window from Thermospira aquatica. Protein-coding genes within it:
- the rpsO gene encoding 30S ribosomal protein S15, with amino-acid sequence MAVTAEQKKMLVQKYGKNEKDTGNTEVQIAVLSAEIKNLSEHLQKFPKDYKSLRGLQRLIGKRKALLVYLHRKNPERYHAITKELGL